The proteins below come from a single Plantactinospora sp. KBS50 genomic window:
- a CDS encoding glycosyl hydrolase 53 family protein: MKPYLRALAATLALVVPLALPAPAQAANTLTMLGADVSSLQRSLDLGARYYAASGAQADPYDILKSKGANYLRLRIWNNPASGYNNKAKVLQQARTVKAKGFKLLIDFHYSDTWADPGKQYPPAAWASHSISQLQSDVYNYTYDICTSLRAQGTTPDAVQIGNEINVGMLWPNGKVVNSNFAPLAGLLKQGYNATKACNGGTQVWIHTADADSDANARWFYDGIRSQGVNWDVTALSYYCMWHGTLANLYNVIADVKSRYGKPVVIAETAYQFTTADADGEPNAIPGTQLCDNIPASWSGQAQEFSWVQNTARNAGAVGVFYWEPTWYAIRGNGWDPANINGTGDGWDNMAIFDWTGHVNPNLYWTP; encoded by the coding sequence ATGAAACCGTACCTCAGAGCCCTCGCGGCCACCCTCGCCCTGGTGGTCCCGCTGGCTCTCCCCGCACCCGCGCAGGCGGCGAACACCCTCACCATGCTCGGTGCGGACGTCTCCTCGCTCCAGCGCAGCCTCGACCTCGGCGCCCGGTACTACGCAGCGTCCGGAGCCCAGGCCGACCCGTACGACATCCTCAAATCGAAGGGAGCCAACTACCTGCGGCTGCGCATCTGGAACAACCCGGCCAGCGGCTACAACAACAAGGCCAAGGTGCTCCAGCAGGCCCGGACGGTCAAGGCCAAGGGCTTCAAGCTGCTGATCGACTTCCACTACTCGGACACCTGGGCCGACCCGGGCAAGCAGTACCCGCCCGCGGCCTGGGCCTCGCACTCGATCAGCCAGTTGCAGAGCGACGTGTACAACTACACCTACGACATCTGCACGTCGCTGAGGGCGCAGGGCACCACCCCGGACGCGGTGCAGATCGGCAACGAGATCAACGTGGGCATGCTGTGGCCCAACGGCAAGGTCGTGAACAGCAACTTCGCCCCGCTCGCGGGCCTGCTCAAGCAGGGCTACAACGCCACCAAGGCGTGCAACGGCGGCACCCAGGTGTGGATCCACACGGCGGACGCGGACAGCGACGCGAACGCCCGCTGGTTCTACGACGGCATCCGGTCCCAGGGCGTCAACTGGGACGTCACCGCGCTCTCGTACTACTGCATGTGGCACGGCACGCTGGCGAACCTGTACAACGTGATCGCCGACGTGAAGTCCCGGTACGGCAAGCCGGTGGTGATCGCCGAGACGGCGTACCAGTTCACCACGGCGGACGCCGACGGCGAACCGAACGCGATCCCCGGCACCCAACTCTGCGACAACATCCCGGCCAGCTGGTCGGGGCAGGCCCAGGAGTTCAGTTGGGTGCAGAACACCGCCCGCAACGCCGGGGCGGTGGGCGTCTTCTACTGGGAACCCACCTGGTACGCCATCAGGGGTAACGGTTGGGATCCGGCGAACATCAACGGGACCGGTGACGGCTGGGACAACATGGCCATCTTCGACTGGACCGGCCACGTGAACCCGAACCTGTACTGGACCCCGTAG
- a CDS encoding alkaline phosphatase: MPSGVSRRSLLGGTGAAAAVIVGLGGAVTQPAVAAAAAGPDPARLKAADPHAFTGRRHGAPVTGVANPRIRILPLDRAKFRAGAHFDLRVEAAGVDPATARIEIAVTGPHGPVPLLKGTPERTSSVAGSLEVTYRGLAYPAAGWHKVTVKVTNGAEKLHAAVTHEVVVAANAGGGRRAKNVIFFLGDGMGAAAITAARLLSKGITEGKYRGLLEMDRMDYRGIVGTSGADSIATDSANSMSAYMTGHKSSVNAMGVYESNATDVNAHPRVETMAELLKRARGMRVGIVTTAEVQDATPAAVFAHTRRRSEYMDIMDQALSAGQRPDVLLGGGLASLLPKSQSGSRRPDERNLVDEFKALGYAYAQDRKQLRAAMSRRPDHLLGLFHTGNMNVYLDRQHTKKPEVLGDWTDQPTLMEMTEAALNVLKDSRDGFFLMVEGASIDKSEHPLDGPRAVYDAIEFDQAIGVAKRWAAHRDDTLIVVTADHNHSMSIIGTHSRAKAAGRAGNGVYADAGFPTYVDHDGDGFPDNPDPDVQLFFGWSNHPDHTDDFQLDAKPTQPALIDPATGKAVANPGNDPGAELQTGNLPFDQTNCVHTVEDVSVVASGPGAHRFNGFLDNTEVFHAIIDALAVNVKK, encoded by the coding sequence ATGCCGTCTGGTGTCAGCCGCCGGTCGCTGTTGGGCGGCACCGGCGCCGCGGCGGCGGTGATCGTCGGCCTGGGTGGTGCGGTCACCCAGCCGGCGGTGGCGGCGGCGGCCGCCGGGCCGGATCCGGCCCGTCTCAAGGCGGCGGACCCGCACGCGTTCACCGGGCGCCGGCACGGCGCCCCGGTCACCGGCGTGGCCAACCCACGCATCCGGATCCTGCCGCTGGATCGCGCGAAGTTCCGCGCCGGGGCGCACTTCGACCTGCGGGTCGAGGCCGCCGGCGTCGACCCGGCGACGGCCCGGATCGAGATTGCGGTGACCGGGCCGCACGGCCCCGTCCCCCTGCTCAAGGGCACTCCCGAGCGCACCAGTTCGGTGGCCGGCAGCCTGGAGGTCACCTACCGCGGGCTGGCCTACCCGGCCGCCGGCTGGCACAAGGTGACCGTCAAGGTCACCAACGGTGCCGAGAAGCTGCACGCGGCCGTGACGCACGAGGTGGTGGTGGCGGCGAACGCCGGCGGCGGCCGGCGCGCCAAGAATGTCATCTTCTTCCTCGGCGACGGGATGGGCGCCGCGGCCATCACCGCCGCGCGGCTGCTCTCCAAGGGCATCACCGAGGGCAAGTACCGGGGACTGCTGGAGATGGACCGGATGGACTACCGCGGCATCGTGGGCACCTCCGGCGCGGACTCCATCGCCACCGACTCGGCCAACTCGATGTCGGCGTACATGACCGGGCACAAGTCCTCGGTCAACGCCATGGGTGTCTACGAGTCCAACGCCACGGACGTCAACGCCCACCCCCGGGTGGAGACCATGGCGGAACTGCTCAAGCGCGCCCGCGGCATGCGCGTCGGCATCGTGACCACCGCCGAGGTTCAGGACGCCACGCCGGCGGCGGTGTTCGCGCACACCCGGCGTCGCTCCGAGTACATGGACATCATGGACCAGGCCCTGTCCGCCGGTCAGCGGCCCGACGTCCTGCTGGGCGGCGGCCTGGCGTCGCTGCTGCCCAAGTCGCAGTCGGGCTCCCGCCGCCCGGACGAGCGCAACCTGGTCGACGAGTTCAAGGCGCTCGGCTACGCCTACGCCCAGGATCGCAAGCAGCTGCGGGCCGCCATGTCCCGCCGGCCGGACCACCTGCTCGGCCTGTTCCACACCGGCAACATGAACGTCTACCTGGACCGTCAGCACACCAAGAAGCCCGAGGTTCTCGGCGACTGGACCGATCAGCCCACGCTGATGGAGATGACCGAGGCGGCGCTGAACGTCCTGAAGGACAGCCGGGACGGGTTCTTCCTCATGGTCGAGGGCGCCTCCATCGACAAGAGCGAGCACCCGCTGGACGGCCCCCGCGCCGTCTACGACGCCATCGAGTTCGACCAGGCCATCGGGGTGGCGAAGCGCTGGGCGGCCCACCGCGACGACACCCTGATCGTGGTCACCGCCGACCACAACCACTCGATGAGCATCATCGGCACGCACAGCCGGGCCAAGGCCGCCGGCCGGGCCGGCAACGGCGTGTACGCCGACGCCGGCTTCCCCACCTACGTCGACCACGACGGCGACGGCTTCCCCGACAACCCCGACCCCGACGTGCAGCTCTTCTTCGGCTGGTCCAACCACCCCGACCACACCGACGACTTCCAGTTGGACGCCAAGCCCACCCAGCCGGCGCTGATCGACCCGGCGACCGGGAAGGCGGTGGCCAACCCGGGCAACGACCCCGGTGCCGAGCTGCAGACCGGCAACCTGCCGTTCGACCAGACGAACTGCGTGCACACCGTCGAGGATGTCTCGGTTGTCGCGTCCGGACCCGGGGCGCACCGCTTCAACGGCTTCCTGGACAACACCGAGGTGTTCCACGCCATCATCGACGCCCTCGCCGTCAACGTGAAGAAGTAG
- a CDS encoding AMP-binding protein, with protein sequence MDLPFTVATLTRRGLLNPGSPVRIAAQLTALHRWGFSLGGELRQAAARDPHRTALIDDRHGAITYGSLLARTERLARALRGTFGVAPGQRVGILCRNHGGLIETAIAASLLGADPVLINTGLSAAQLSIVTEQQDLRVLVYDAEFADRTAGLPPGLHRFDQRRHEELIATAPPDPLSPPASNGRTIVLTSGTTGTPKGARRRTPSGFGPLVSIVDRIPVHCHDRVMIAAPLFHTWGYAALQVSFALRATVVLHHRFDPAATLRALDEHRCTALFAVPVMLQRLLEVPPPATRPPLKVVAVSGSALPGGLATRFMDRYGDVIYNLYGSTEVSWASIATPADLRLASNTAGRPPHGTRLAILDERGDPVPPGHTGRIFVANEMLFEGYTSGNGRESHDGLMETGDLGHLDADGLLFVDGRQDDMIVSGGENVFPSEVEDLLAGLPQVREVAVVGVPDQEYGQRLAAYLVLEPGETLDVDAVREYVRHYRARFSVPRDVFFVPYLPRNATGKIVARELRDLRDLR encoded by the coding sequence GCCACCCTGACCCGCCGGGGGCTGCTCAATCCCGGCTCACCCGTCCGGATCGCCGCCCAGCTCACCGCCCTGCACAGGTGGGGCTTCAGCCTGGGCGGCGAGCTGCGACAGGCCGCGGCGCGGGACCCGCACCGCACCGCGCTGATCGACGACCGGCACGGCGCGATCACGTACGGCTCACTGCTCGCCCGTACCGAACGGCTGGCCCGGGCCCTGCGCGGCACCTTCGGGGTCGCGCCGGGCCAGCGGGTCGGCATCCTCTGCCGCAACCACGGCGGGCTCATCGAGACCGCCATCGCGGCGTCGCTGCTCGGCGCCGACCCGGTGCTGATCAACACCGGGCTCTCCGCCGCCCAGCTGTCGATCGTCACCGAGCAGCAGGACCTGCGGGTCCTGGTGTACGACGCCGAGTTCGCCGACCGCACCGCGGGGCTGCCGCCCGGCCTGCACCGGTTCGACCAGCGCCGGCACGAGGAACTGATCGCCACCGCACCGCCCGACCCGCTCAGCCCGCCGGCCAGCAACGGCCGGACCATCGTGCTGACCTCCGGCACCACCGGCACCCCCAAGGGCGCCCGCCGGCGCACTCCCAGCGGCTTCGGCCCGCTGGTGTCGATCGTCGACCGCATCCCCGTGCACTGCCACGACCGGGTGATGATCGCCGCGCCGCTCTTCCACACCTGGGGCTACGCGGCCCTGCAGGTGTCGTTCGCGCTGCGCGCCACGGTCGTGCTGCACCACCGCTTCGATCCGGCGGCCACCCTGCGCGCCCTGGACGAGCACCGCTGCACCGCGCTGTTCGCCGTGCCCGTGATGCTGCAACGCCTGCTGGAGGTGCCGCCGCCGGCGACGCGGCCACCGCTGAAGGTGGTGGCCGTCAGCGGCTCGGCGCTGCCGGGCGGGCTGGCCACCCGCTTCATGGACCGGTACGGCGACGTCATCTACAACCTGTACGGCTCCACCGAGGTCTCCTGGGCCTCCATCGCCACCCCGGCCGACCTGCGCCTGGCCTCGAACACGGCCGGCCGGCCACCACACGGCACCCGGCTGGCCATCCTCGACGAGCGCGGCGACCCGGTGCCGCCCGGGCACACCGGCCGGATCTTCGTGGCCAACGAGATGCTGTTCGAGGGCTACACCTCGGGCAACGGGCGGGAGAGCCACGACGGGCTGATGGAGACCGGCGACCTCGGCCACCTCGACGCCGACGGCCTGCTGTTCGTGGACGGCCGGCAGGACGACATGATCGTCTCCGGCGGCGAGAACGTCTTCCCGTCCGAGGTGGAGGACCTGCTCGCCGGGCTGCCACAGGTACGCGAGGTCGCCGTCGTCGGCGTACCCGACCAGGAGTACGGCCAGCGCCTCGCGGCGTACCTGGTGCTGGAACCCGGCGAGACCCTCGACGTCGATGCGGTCCGGGAGTACGTCCGGCACTACCGCGCCCGGTTCTCGGTGCCCCGGGACGTGTTCTTCGTGCCCTACCTGCCCCGCAACGCCACCGGCAAGATCGTCGCCCGGGAGCTGCGGGACCTGCGGGACCTGCGCTGA